The proteins below come from a single Serratia fonticola genomic window:
- a CDS encoding U32 family peptidase, translating into MKYALGPVLYYWPNSEIEVFYQQAISSSADIIYLGESVCTKRREMKVGDWLALAQEIAKSGKQVVISTLALLQAPSELNELKRYVENGEFLIEANDLGTVNMAADRGLPFVAGHALNCYNAYTLRLLHKQGMMRWCMPVELSRDWLANLLQQCDELGFRQGFEVEVLSYGHLPLAYSARCFTARSENRGKDECETCCIKYPQGRIVNSQENQQVFVLNGIQTMSGYCYNLGNELTSMQGLVDIVRLSPQGVETLAMLDGFRANEQGKQPLTLTDHAECNGYWRRVAGLELVQ; encoded by the coding sequence ATGAAATATGCATTAGGCCCGGTGCTCTACTACTGGCCAAACAGCGAGATAGAAGTCTTTTATCAGCAAGCAATCAGCAGCAGCGCCGATATCATCTATCTCGGCGAGAGCGTCTGCACCAAACGGCGAGAGATGAAAGTAGGTGACTGGCTGGCGCTGGCACAGGAGATCGCCAAATCGGGTAAGCAGGTGGTGATCTCTACCCTGGCTTTGCTACAGGCACCTTCAGAGCTGAATGAGCTGAAGCGTTATGTGGAGAACGGCGAATTCCTGATCGAAGCCAACGACCTTGGCACGGTGAATATGGCCGCCGATCGCGGTTTGCCGTTTGTCGCCGGGCATGCCCTCAATTGCTACAACGCCTACACTCTGCGCCTGCTGCACAAGCAGGGCATGATGCGCTGGTGCATGCCAGTGGAGCTTTCACGCGACTGGCTGGCCAATTTACTGCAGCAATGTGATGAATTGGGGTTCCGCCAGGGGTTTGAAGTGGAAGTGTTGAGTTACGGCCATTTACCGCTGGCCTATTCGGCGCGCTGTTTCACTGCTCGCTCAGAAAACCGGGGCAAGGATGAATGCGAAACCTGCTGCATCAAATATCCGCAGGGGCGCATCGTCAATTCTCAAGAGAACCAACAGGTGTTTGTGCTCAACGGTATCCAGACCATGAGCGGTTACTGCTACAACCTGGGCAACGAACTGACCAGCATGCAGGGATTGGTGGATATTGTACGTCTATCGCCACAGGGGGTTGAAACACTGGCGATGCTCGACGGCTTCCGGGCTAATGAGCAAGGAAAGCAGCCACTGACGTTAACCGACCATGCCGAATGCAACGGCTACTGGCGGCGCGTAGCCGGATTAGAGTTGGTGCAATAA